TTGTCTACCGTTTTGACGATCACCGTTATATCATTTTAACAGGTGAAAAGCGGCATTACGACGGTGTTGATTATTGTTCAGGTCAATACTGGTATACTGATACACAAAAAAATATATTTTCCCGTGTTGGCGATACGCGTCACAACCAATGGGTTCCGGAATCCAGTGGTTCACGTTCTGCAATCACTCCCTCATATGACAGTCCACTTCCTGAAAATATAAAGTTTATTCATGATTCTAAAAAGTATATTTTTGTACCTCTGGGGGGCGATCCACATAAAAAAGATAAAAATGGACAACTGATTTATGAATACCATCAAGTGCAAATGTCATCCGATTATGGCGCGACCTGGAAAGATATCAATTTATCGGTGGAACCCGCGACCAGTGAAACGCGATTGATTTTTCATGAGGGCCAGCTATTTATTGATGATAAGGATGGGTTTTATCTCAGTCAAATTCCGATGCATAGTTTTTTTATGTATTATTATGATTATCACAGTCAGAATAATGATGTTAATCTGCCCAAAAATGTACCAGTCATTAAAAACTATCGCGGTTGGGATCACATGCAGTGTTCAGAAAATGCAGAATTATCTGTAGAAGAGGCGGAACGTTTTCAACAAGATCGCCAAAGAAGTTGGGATTCCTGGGGACGAAAAGGTGATGAAAAAAACTATAAGTAATGTCAGTAATGCATCAGCTTAGTCTGGATTGAACTTATAAATTACCTTCAATCATGATATTCTGATATTTGTTTAAGAGCGGTTTCATCCACTCAATAACATACTTAATGAATTCTGCATATTCGGTATTTGTTTGTGCCTTAGCTAACCATTGTTCAATTATCTTTGCGCATTCATCTGAGGTAAATTCATTCCAGCTTGTGTAATCAAAAAATGTTTCACCATTGGCTAAAGGGTATAGTGACTTAATAGCCGGGGATAGTATTTCAAAATCGCACTCATAAATAAAAAGACTGGCAACATTGTAATCCCATCCACCGTTAGGTTCCTCCTTGTAAGGATAGATAGAACAACCAATACGTCCATCACTACGGCGATGTTTTTTACGCAGAAAAATACGATGGCTTTTTTCGTATGCGTCAGTGTAATAATCGGGAACAGGTTGAGTAAGAGCTGCACTGAATGCTGTCAAAAATTTATCCCGTTCTTGTGGATGCATTTCCCGGTTGCATTGATAATTGATATTTATGTAATTATCTGTCCAGGAAATGTTACACCTGTGATTTTTGCTATTTACACAAAGTTCTGAGTTGGTAATGACTTCATTTATTTGCTGTATGCCCCAGTATTCACGGAAGAGCTCAAGTATTCTGATTTGTTGTTCTGCAATGCATATTGTTGTGTTGGTTGTGATTATCATTTTAGTTATTTTGCTTCATTTCCAGATTTAAAAAGACATATCTTTCACTATTATTGCAGTTAAGACTGCTGATAAGACGTTGCCGTTGTCCGGCACTCCGGGCAGATAAACGCGTAAATTATCCCTTCGCCATATTGTTCAATATCGGCATAATCCAGTTGCGCAAGAAACATCATTGTGTGGGAACATTGCGGACAGAGAGGATATTCCGCGTCCTGAATCCAGGTTGGATGCCCGCCAAGTTGCGAGAAAGAGACAGGTAAAAATGGGTCTGCGGCAAATAACGGTGACCTAAGGTTTCCCTGTCTCATGCTGTTTACAGGGAGTCGACGCCATTCCGATACATCATCCGGCAGCCAGGCAGGCGGGATATTTTTTGCAGACAAATGAGCGTTACCCTTTGAGTCCATGTAGCCGAAAATGGTGCTGTAGGCGGTGCAACATTCGCAAGTCACGACGCGAAAACTGCCGTTATCGCTAAGACCCGTTGCCTTCAGGTCAACGTCGAAAAGATTTGTTAGTGGCAATGCGCAATTTGGACAGGTATCGTTGCGTTCATCAACAACACGCAAAGCTTCGCAAGACCCGGTGCTTTTCATCTCCAGATGAAAACATTGAGGAAAATAGAGATTACGCCTTTGATCTTCAGCGGTTAACTCCCAACCGGCCTCATGCGCATATTCTTCAGGCGCGATGTAAAGGGAGCTGCGCCACGGCGGTGGGCTATTGCGCCATTGGACAAAACGTTCAACGACAACGTCATCCCCAATCCATGCCAGGCATTGCAGAATACAATTTCTGTTTTCTGCATCATCCTCAACCCGTTCTAACAGCCTGTCGCGTACATCTGTGGGGGCGCGGTGGAAAGGCATATAAGAATCACTGTCCAAATCATCGTAAGAGATCCATTCTCTGAAATAGGCATTCAGATTCGCCTGGGTAAATGCCGCCAGACAAAGGCAAATCTCCTGAGCGAGCTTATATTCACCAGATACAAAACGTTCTGTGGCGTAATCAGCCATCAGCTGCGCTTGATCGGCGGTCAACTGTTGATACAGGGCATCTGTGGGAACGGGGCAGGGAGTCCAGTCGATTAACGCATCGAATTTCCGCGGTTGGTGAATTAATTTCAGCATGACAACCGGATCGCTTAACCCTGCAAACGCATTCACGATCTTTTTGTTTTTCCTTATATATTCATTGTGTTCACGTTGCTGTTGGGTCTGAACGCAGGGCATACAGTATCCGTCAGTACGCGCAGCGGTTTCCGGAAGAATGGTTGATGTACAAGCGGGGCTTTTACAGGGAATACGGTGAGTCATAGAGGCGCTCCTTGCCTGAGGATATTAAGTCGAAAGAGATTATTATTAGATATTAGGGTGTCACTATGGCACACAAATTAAACAGAATTAATTTCAAGCCACAAACATAGGGTTATTTTTCTTTTATTTTCATGATATTAAATCCAATCCCTGACCTTAATAAACTCACTCAACGCCGCTTCCGGGCTGCCTTCTTCCGGTTGATAATCATACTCCCAGCGTACCAGTGGCGGCATTGACATCAGGATAGACTCGGTGCGCCCGCCAGTTTGCAGGCCAAACAGCGTTCCGCGATCCCAGACCAGGTTGAACTCGACATAGCGACCGCGACGGTAGAGCTGGAAATTGCGCTCGCGCTCGCCGTATTCCATCGCTTTGCGTCGTTCAACAATCGGTAAATAAGCGTCAGTGTAGCCTTGACCTACCGCCTGCATAAAGGCGAAACAGTGATCAAAGTCTGGCGTGTTCAGGTCATCAAAGAACAGCCCGCCAATACCGCGTTGTTCGTTACGATGTTTGAGGTAGAAGTATTCGTCGCACCACTTTTTGTAACGCGGATAAACGTCTTCGCCAAATGGCAGGCACAGATCACGGGCGGTGCGGTGCCAGTGAATAGCATCGTCTTCAAAGCCATAGAAAGGGGTTAAGTCGAAGCCGCCGCCAAACCACCAGACGGGTTCGGCACCCGGTTTTTCGGCAATAAAAAAGCGCACATTCGCGTGGCTGGTGGGAACGTACGGGTTATGCGGATGCACTACCAGCGAAACGCCCATCGCTTCGAAACTGCGTCCGGCAAATTCCGGGCGATGAGCAGTGGCGGAAGCAGGCATCGCCTCACCGTGGACATGTGAAAAGTTGACGCCCGCCTGTTCGAAAACACCACCATTACGCAACACCCGGCTACGTCCGCCGCCGCCAGCTTCGCGCTGCCAGCTATCTTCGACAAACTCTGCGCCATCGACGGCGCTCAGCTGCTGACAAATTGTATCCTGAAGGTTGAGCAGGAACTGTTTAACCTGGTGTGCGTCGGGTTTCATCACTTACCGCTTTCTCGAGTGTGCTTTCTGGTTGTCAAACCAGTGAAAATAACTGATCACGCCTTCGGCAATCGCTGTGGCGATTTTCTGGCGAAATGCTGCCGTGCCTAACAGCCGCTCTTCTTCCGGGTTGGTGATAAACGAGGTTTCCACCAGCACCGAAGGAACCGACGGCGATTTCAACACCACAAACGCGGCTTGTTCGGTGTTGCGGCTGTGCAGTTTATGCACCGGCTTAATCTTCTTCAGAATATGCGAGCCGAGCGTCAGGCTGTTTTTAATAGTATCGGTTTGCACCAGATCAAACAGCACTTGCTGCAATAGGTGATCCTTGTCAGTCGCTTTTTTACCGGCAACTTCATCAGCGCGGTTTTCGCGTTCAGACAGGTATTTCGCCATTGCGCTACTTGCGCCGCGGTTAGAGAGAGCAAATACCGAAGCACCGGCAGCTTTCGGGTTAGTAAAGCCGTCGGCGTGAATTGACATAAACAGGTCAGCGCCATGTTTATGGGCGATTTCAACGCGATCGTACAGCGGGATAAACGTATCGCCAGAACGCGTTAAACGCGCATCAATGCCATGATTACGCAATATGGAACGGACGTTTTTGGCAATTGCCAGCACCACATGTTTTTCTTTCGAACCGTTGCGACCAATCGCCCCGGTATCAATCCCGCCGTGGCCTGGATCGAGAACAACGACACGTTTGCCGCCGTTTTTTTTTGCTTTCGGCTTGCTGTGTCCGTTGCTGGTTTTTAAAGGTTCTTCTTTGGCGATGGCTTGCGACATTCCTGACAACGTCAGGGCAGCCAATCCGGCTTTCAGCACCTGGCGGCGCGAAGTGAGTGTTTTTAGTGGTTTAAAAGTGCTCATACGGCCTGAGTTGTAATAATAAAGTTCCAGATGTTATATCGTATCGCGTAATCCGTTACGACCGTTTGCTGTTGAGAATTGTTTTACTTTTCATTTCAATAGTTGACAACTCCCCATTATGCCACTTTTCAACCGATTTTCGTCAGATATTGGCTAATTCGACCGTTCACGCCATAATCAGCCTTTTAATCCGCAAAAAGGTAACCAATACCATGGAGATACGCGTATTTCGCCAGGAAGATTTCGAAGAGGTCATCACCCTTTGGGAGCGTTGCGACTTGCTGCGTCCGTGGAACGATCCGGAAATGGACATCGAGCGTAAGATGAACCATGACGTCAGTTTGTTTCTGGTCGCTGAGGTAAACGGTGAAGTGGTCGGAACGGTGATGGGCGGTTATGACGGGCATCGCGGGTCTGCTTATTATCTTGGCGTGCATCCAGAGTTTCGTGGGCGTGGGATTGCTAATGCGTTGCTTAATCGGTTGGAGAAAAAGCTGATTGCTCGCGGCTGCCCGAAAATTCAGATCAATGTGCCGGAAGATAACGACATGGTGCTCGGAATGTATGAACGCCTTGGATATGAACACGCCGACGTGCTGAGTCTGGGTAAGCGTTTGATTGAAGATGAAGAGTACTGAGTTTCATCCTGCCCATTATGATGCGCACGGACGCCTGCGTTTACCTTTTCTCTTCTGGCTTGTGCTATTGCTTCAGGCGCGAACCTGGGTGCTGTTTGTCATTGCCGGTGCGTCGCGTGAGCAGGGTACTGCGCTGTTGAATCTGTTTTATCCCGATCACGATAATTTCTGGCTGGGGTTAATTCCTGGCATTCCTGCGGTGCTGGCGTTTTTGTTGAGCGGTCGGCGGGCTACGTTTCCTCGCATCTGGTATGTACTCTATTTTCTGTTGCTGTTGGCGCAGCTTGTTTTGCTTTGCTGGCAACCGTGGTTGTGGCTGAACGGTGAATCCGTTAGCGGTATCGGTCTGGCGCTGGTAGTGGCGGATATTGTGGCGTTAATTTGGCTTTTGACCAATCGACGTTTACGCGCTTGTTTTGTGGTTGAGAAAGAATAACGGCACTTTTTTGCAAATTCGCACTCCAAGCAACGTTATTGAATAACCAAAGGAAGTGACATGAAATCGCTGCGTTTAATGTTATGCGCTATGCCGTTGATGCTGACCGGCTGTTCAACGATGTCGTCAGTTAACTGGTCTGCCGCTAATCCGTGGAACTGGTTTGGGTCGTCCACCAAAGTGAGCGAGCAGGGCGTGGGTGAATTAACGGCGTCCACACCACTGCAAGAACAAGCTGTTGCCGATGCGCTTGATAGTGATTATCGCCTGCGCAGCGGAATGAAAACCGCGAACGGCAACGTGGTGCGCTTTTTTGAAGTGATGAAAGGCGACAACGTGGCGATGGTAATTAACGGCGATCAGGGCACGATCAGCCGCATTGATGTGCTGGATAGCGATATTCCTGCTGACACCGGTGTTAAAATCGGTACACCGTTTAGCGACCTTTACAGCAAAGCATTTGGCAATTGCCAAAAAGCCGACGGTGATGATAATCGTGCTGTCGAATGTAAAGCCGAAGGCAGTCAACATATTAGCTACCAGTTCAGCGGGGAATGGAGTGGTCCGGAAGGGTTAATGCCTTCGGACGATACCTTGAAAAACTGGAAAGTCAGTAAAATTATCTGGCGGCGTTAATTTGCGTCTGAACAAACCGCCGCCGCAAAAAAACACGTAAAATAGCGCCCAACAATGCCACGGATTGCGTGGCATTCTTATTTTCAGGAGGAACAATGTCTCAGGTTCAGAGTGGCATTTTGCCAGAACATTGCCGCGCGGCGATTTGGATCGAAGCCAACGTTAAAGGGGAAGTTGACGCCCTGCGTGCGGCCAGTAAAACATTTGCCGACAAACTGGCAACTTTTGAAGCGAAATTCCCGGACGCGCATCTTGGTGCGGTAGTTGCCTTTGGTAACAACACCTGGCGTGCTCTGAGCGGCGGCGTTGGGGCCGAAGAGCTGAAAGATTTTCCGGGCTACGGTAAAGGCCTTGCGCCGACGACCCAGTTCGATGTGTTGATCCACATTCTTTCTCTGCGTCATGACGTAAACTTCTCTGTCGCTCAGGCGGCAATGGAAGCCTTTGGTGACTGCATTGAAGTGAAAGAAGAGATCCACGGCTTTCGTTGGGTTGAAGAGCGTGATCTGAGCGGCTTTGTTGACGGTACAGAAAACCCGGCGGGTGAAGAGACGCGTCGCGAAGTGGCGGTTATCAAAGACGGCGTGGATGCAGGCGGCAGCTATGTGTTTGTGCAGCGTTGGGAGCACAACCTGAAGCAACTCAACCGTATGAGCATTCACGATCAGGAGATGATGATCGGCCGTACCAAAGAAGCTAATGAAGAGATTGACGGCGATGAGCGTCCGGAAACTTCTCACCTGACCCGCGTTGATCTGAAAGAAGATGGCAAAGGGCTGAAGATTGTTCGTCAGAGCCTGCCGTACGGCACCGCCAGTGGCACTCACGGTCTGTACTTCTGCGCCTACTGCGCGCGTCTGCATAACATTGAGCAGCAACTGCTGAGCATGTTTGGCGATACCGATGGCAAACGTGATGCGATGTTGCGTTTCACCAAACCGGTCACTGGCGGCTATTACTTCGCGCCGTCGCTGGACAAGTTGATGGCGTTGTAATCGTTTCTGATTCGATGATTAAAGGCCAGCCAGTATCACAACTGACTGGCCTTTTTATTACTACTTTAACGCCGCATACACCTGATCAACCACCCAACCATAAGTTGCAATCGGTAGCTGACCGCTTTCGAACATATTGGGATTTTTTTGTGGATCGGCAACTGGTGAATGTGGCTTGTTGCTTAACATCACAATCGCCATATGATTCACCGGATCGATAACGGTCACCGTCCCGGTCCAGCCAGTGTGACCGTAGGTTTGCGGGCTTACCAGCGTGCCAAACGTCGGCGTCATGGTGGCATTACCATTCACGCGCCAGCCGAGGCCAAAAGTAGCATCTTCCTTAGAGCTGGTGGTGAACATCTTCACCGTTTCCGCACTGAACAGCTGCACATCGCCATAGCCGCCGCCGTTCAGCATCGTTTGCATTAACACCGCAATATCGCCGGTATTGGAAAACAAACCTGCGTGCCCGGAAACGCCGCCCATCGAATAGAATGCTTTTTCATCGTGCACCTGACCCCAGAGAGTGGAGGTGCGGATATTCGGGAAGTGAATCACGCCATCGCGGGTATTGCCGTTCAGTTCCGTGGCGGCAATTTGCTGTGGTTTAAAGCCTTTCAGCAGCGGATTAAACACCGTATGCGTCAGGCCGAGCGGGCGATAAATCGACTCTTCAACATAGCGGTCAAGCGGCTGACCAGTAACTGACTCGACGATAAATCCAAGCAGCATATAATCGACATCGCTGTAGATATGTTTGCTGCCGGGCTGATATTCCAGCGGCGTGCGCTTGATCATTTCCAGCGTCTGGCCTTTATCCTGGGAATATAACGCGCCCGCGACGGCTTTATTTGGGTATTGCGGGTCCGCCGGGAAACCGCCGCTGTGATGCAGCAGATCAGAAATCCGCAGCG
The nucleotide sequence above comes from Escherichia coli. Encoded proteins:
- a CDS encoding DUF1963 domain-containing protein, with amino-acid sequence MTHRIPCKSPACTSTILPETAARTDGYCMPCVQTQQQREHNEYIRKNKKIVNAFAGLSDPVVMLKLIHQPRKFDALIDWTPCPVPTDALYQQLTADQAQLMADYATERFVSGEYKLAQEICLCLAAFTQANLNAYFREWISYDDLDSDSYMPFHRAPTDVRDRLLERVEDDAENRNCILQCLAWIGDDVVVERFVQWRNSPPPWRSSLYIAPEEYAHEAGWELTAEDQRRNLYFPQCFHLEMKSTGSCEALRVVDERNDTCPNCALPLTNLFDVDLKATGLSDNGSFRVVTCECCTAYSTIFGYMDSKGNAHLSAKNIPPAWLPDDVSEWRRLPVNSMRQGNLRSPLFAADPFLPVSFSQLGGHPTWIQDAEYPLCPQCSHTMMFLAQLDYADIEQYGEGIIYAFICPECRTTATSYQQS
- the yfeY gene encoding RpoE-regulated lipoprotein, which produces MKSLRLMLCAMPLMLTGCSTMSSVNWSAANPWNWFGSSTKVSEQGVGELTASTPLQEQAVADALDSDYRLRSGMKTANGNVVRFFEVMKGDNVAMVINGDQGTISRIDVLDSDIPADTGVKIGTPFSDLYSKAFGNCQKADGDDNRAVECKAEGSQHISYQFSGEWSGPEGLMPSDDTLKNWKVSKIIWRR
- the yfeZ gene encoding DUF2919 domain-containing protein; the protein is MKSTEFHPAHYDAHGRLRLPFLFWLVLLLQARTWVLFVIAGASREQGTALLNLFYPDHDNFWLGLIPGIPAVLAFLLSGRRATFPRIWYVLYFLLLLAQLVLLCWQPWLWLNGESVSGIGLALVVADIVALIWLLTNRRLRACFVVEKE
- the hemF gene encoding oxygen-dependent coproporphyrinogen oxidase; its protein translation is MKPDAHQVKQFLLNLQDTICQQLSAVDGAEFVEDSWQREAGGGGRSRVLRNGGVFEQAGVNFSHVHGEAMPASATAHRPEFAGRSFEAMGVSLVVHPHNPYVPTSHANVRFFIAEKPGAEPVWWFGGGFDLTPFYGFEDDAIHWHRTARDLCLPFGEDVYPRYKKWCDEYFYLKHRNEQRGIGGLFFDDLNTPDFDHCFAFMQAVGQGYTDAYLPIVERRKAMEYGERERNFQLYRRGRYVEFNLVWDRGTLFGLQTGGRTESILMSMPPLVRWEYDYQPEEGSPEAALSEFIKVRDWI
- the yfeX gene encoding porphyrinogen peroxidase, translated to MSQVQSGILPEHCRAAIWIEANVKGEVDALRAASKTFADKLATFEAKFPDAHLGAVVAFGNNTWRALSGGVGAEELKDFPGYGKGLAPTTQFDVLIHILSLRHDVNFSVAQAAMEAFGDCIEVKEEIHGFRWVEERDLSGFVDGTENPAGEETRREVAVIKDGVDAGGSYVFVQRWEHNLKQLNRMSIHDQEMMIGRTKEANEEIDGDERPETSHLTRVDLKEDGKGLKIVRQSLPYGTASGTHGLYFCAYCARLHNIEQQLLSMFGDTDGKRDAMLRFTKPVTGGYYFAPSLDKLMAL
- a CDS encoding T6SS immunity protein Tli3 family protein; the encoded protein is MKKSVLAFSMLFFSYAVYGGNSIVPPAKYMSSDALPLQIVYRFDDHRYIILTGEKRHYDGVDYCSGQYWYTDTQKNIFSRVGDTRHNQWVPESSGSRSAITPSYDSPLPENIKFIHDSKKYIFVPLGGDPHKKDKNGQLIYEYHQVQMSSDYGATWKDINLSVEPATSETRLIFHEGQLFIDDKDGFYLSQIPMHSFFMYYYDYHSQNNDVNLPKNVPVIKNYRGWDHMQCSENAELSVEEAERFQQDRQRSWDSWGRKGDEKNYK
- the ypeA gene encoding GNAT family acetyltransferase, with amino-acid sequence MEIRVFRQEDFEEVITLWERCDLLRPWNDPEMDIERKMNHDVSLFLVAEVNGEVVGTVMGGYDGHRGSAYYLGVHPEFRGRGIANALLNRLEKKLIARGCPKIQINVPEDNDMVLGMYERLGYEHADVLSLGKRLIEDEEY
- the pbp4b gene encoding penicillin binding protein PBP4B translates to MKRTMLYFSLLAVSCSVSAAKYPVLTESSPEKAGFNVERLNQMDRWISQQVDAGYPGVNLLIIKDNQIVYRKAWGAAKKYDGSALMAQPLKATTGTLYDLASNTKMYATNFALQKLMSEGKLHPDDLIAKYIPGFADSPNDTIKGKNTLRISDLLHHSGGFPADPQYPNKAVAGALYSQDKGQTLEMIKRTPLEYQPGSKHIYSDVDYMLLGFIVESVTGQPLDRYVEESIYRPLGLTHTVFNPLLKGFKPQQIAATELNGNTRDGVIHFPNIRTSTLWGQVHDEKAFYSMGGVSGHAGLFSNTGDIAVLMQTMLNGGGYGDVQLFSAETVKMFTTSSKEDATFGLGWRVNGNATMTPTFGTLVSPQTYGHTGWTGTVTVIDPVNHMAIVMLSNKPHSPVADPQKNPNMFESGQLPIATYGWVVDQVYAALK
- the amiA gene encoding N-acetylmuramoyl-L-alanine amidase AmiA; translation: MSTFKPLKTLTSRRQVLKAGLAALTLSGMSQAIAKEEPLKTSNGHSKPKAKKNGGKRVVVLDPGHGGIDTGAIGRNGSKEKHVVLAIAKNVRSILRNHGIDARLTRSGDTFIPLYDRVEIAHKHGADLFMSIHADGFTNPKAAGASVFALSNRGASSAMAKYLSERENRADEVAGKKATDKDHLLQQVLFDLVQTDTIKNSLTLGSHILKKIKPVHKLHSRNTEQAAFVVLKSPSVPSVLVETSFITNPEEERLLGTAAFRQKIATAIAEGVISYFHWFDNQKAHSRKR